A window of the Butyricimonas virosa genome harbors these coding sequences:
- a CDS encoding four helix bundle protein, which produces MGTVRCLEDFKIWQDARLLVNQVYLYTAGLKDYGFNDQVRRGSFGDE; this is translated from the coding sequence ATGGGGACGGTTAGGTGTTTGGAGGATTTTAAGATTTGGCAGGATGCCCGTTTGTTGGTAAATCAGGTTTACTTGTACACTGCAGGACTGAAGGATTATGGGTTTAATGATCAGGTTAGAAGGGGCAGTTTCGGTGATGAATAA
- the rfbA gene encoding glucose-1-phosphate thymidylyltransferase RfbA — translation MKGIVLAGGSGTRLYPITKGVSKQLLPIYDKPMVYYPISVLILAGIKDILIISTPQDLPGFERLLGDGSDYGVHFTYAEQPSPDGLAQAFIIGEKFIGNDSVCLVLGDNIFYGQHFTGMLLDAVRAAEGEDKATVFGYWVNDPERYGVAEFDQDGNVLSIEEKPKNPKSNYAVVGLYFYPNEVVRVAKEIKPSARGELEITSVNQTFLEAGDLKVQLLGRGFAWLDTGTHDSLAEASNFVEVIEKRQGLKIACLEEIAYMKGWIDAERLRAVAQPMIKNQYGQYLLKLLQ, via the coding sequence ATGAAAGGAATTGTATTAGCCGGTGGATCCGGGACCAGGTTATATCCAATTACGAAAGGCGTATCAAAGCAGTTATTGCCGATATATGATAAGCCGATGGTATATTATCCCATTTCAGTATTGATACTGGCGGGAATCAAGGATATTTTAATTATTTCAACCCCGCAAGATTTGCCGGGTTTCGAGCGTTTACTCGGTGATGGCTCCGATTACGGGGTTCATTTCACGTATGCAGAACAACCTAGCCCGGATGGGTTAGCACAGGCATTTATTATCGGGGAAAAGTTTATCGGAAATGATTCGGTTTGCTTGGTGTTGGGGGATAATATTTTTTATGGACAGCATTTTACGGGAATGTTGTTAGATGCCGTGAGAGCCGCAGAAGGAGAGGATAAAGCAACTGTTTTCGGTTATTGGGTAAATGATCCTGAACGTTACGGGGTGGCCGAATTCGATCAAGACGGAAATGTGCTGAGTATTGAAGAAAAACCGAAGAATCCGAAATCGAATTATGCCGTGGTCGGGTTGTATTTTTATCCGAACGAAGTGGTTCGTGTTGCTAAAGAGATAAAACCGTCCGCTCGTGGGGAGTTGGAAATTACTTCTGTGAATCAGACCTTTTTAGAAGCGGGTGACTTAAAAGTTCAGTTGTTGGGACGTGGATTTGCCTGGTTGGATACGGGAACTCATGATTCATTGGCTGAAGCTTCTAATTTTGTAGAAGTTATCGAGAAACGTCAAGGGCTGAAGATTGCTTGTTTGGAGGAGATTGCCTATATGAAGGGATGGATAGATGCGGAGCGTTTGAGGGCTGTGGCTCAACCGATGATCAAAAACCAGTATGGACAGTATTTATTGAAATTACTGCAGTAA
- a CDS encoding nucleotide sugar dehydrogenase → MYNKLLNKKAKLALVGLGYVGLPIALEFAKKISVIGFDINEERLAKMREKIDPCNELEPKAFENSDIYFTSSVDELREASFFIVAVPTPIDKFNQPDLKPLLAASRTVGMALKRGDYVVYESTVYPGCTEEDCVPVLEEVSGLKVGIDFKIGYSPERINPGDKVHTLANTVKIVSGCDAETLETVAKVYELVVKPGVHRAPSIKVAEAGKIIENTQRDVNIALMNELSIIFSRIGINTYDVLEAAGTKWNFLKFYPGLVGGHCIGVDPYYLVHKAKELKYHPQMINAGRFVNDSMGGYIAKKIVKKMIGMGKNILGARVLVMGVTFKEDVSDIRNSKVVDIVNELKDFGVDVDVTDPNADSEEVMHEYGFKLIEKPRANYDAVIVAVAHKEYMDLDEGYFRGLTYEHAVLGDIKGIYRGKIHLMKYWSL, encoded by the coding sequence ATGTATAATAAGTTACTAAATAAAAAGGCAAAGTTAGCATTAGTCGGGTTGGGGTATGTCGGGTTACCGATAGCATTGGAGTTTGCCAAGAAGATTTCCGTGATCGGTTTTGATATTAATGAGGAACGGTTGGCAAAGATGCGAGAGAAAATTGATCCGTGTAATGAGTTGGAGCCGAAAGCATTTGAGAATAGCGATATTTATTTTACTTCTTCCGTGGATGAGTTACGGGAAGCGTCGTTTTTTATCGTGGCGGTTCCGACCCCGATAGATAAGTTTAATCAACCGGATTTGAAACCCCTGTTGGCGGCATCCCGTACGGTGGGAATGGCCTTAAAGAGGGGAGATTACGTAGTTTATGAATCTACGGTCTATCCGGGTTGTACGGAAGAAGATTGTGTTCCGGTGTTGGAAGAAGTATCCGGACTGAAAGTTGGAATTGATTTTAAGATCGGTTATTCTCCAGAACGTATTAATCCGGGCGACAAGGTTCATACGTTGGCTAACACGGTAAAGATTGTTTCAGGATGTGATGCAGAGACCTTGGAAACGGTGGCTAAGGTTTACGAGTTAGTAGTGAAACCGGGAGTACATCGGGCTCCGAGTATTAAGGTGGCCGAGGCAGGGAAGATTATTGAAAATACGCAACGGGATGTGAATATAGCTCTGATGAACGAGTTATCCATTATTTTCAGCCGTATTGGTATCAACACGTATGACGTACTGGAGGCTGCGGGGACGAAATGGAATTTTTTGAAGTTTTATCCCGGTTTAGTGGGAGGACATTGCATCGGGGTAGATCCATATTACTTGGTACATAAGGCAAAAGAGTTGAAGTATCATCCGCAAATGATTAATGCCGGGCGGTTTGTAAATGACTCGATGGGAGGATATATAGCCAAGAAGATTGTGAAGAAGATGATCGGGATGGGAAAGAATATTCTGGGTGCTCGAGTGTTGGTTATGGGGGTTACGTTTAAAGAGGATGTATCGGATATTCGGAATTCGAAAGTCGTGGATATAGTGAACGAATTGAAAGATTTTGGCGTGGATGTGGATGTCACGGACCCGAATGCGGATTCCGAAGAAGTGATGCACGAATACGGTTTTAAGTTGATTGAGAAACCACGGGCAAATTATGATGCAGTTATCGTGGCAGTAGCGCATAAGGAGTACATGGATCTGGATGAGGGGTATTTCCGGGGATTGACATACGAACACGCTGTATTAGGAGATATAAAAGGAATTTACAGGGGGAAAATTCACTTGATGAAATACTGGAGCCTATAA
- a CDS encoding WbuC family cupin fold metalloprotein: protein MKIIDNGLLDEVSRQATESPRLRMNYNFHDTLEANAQRLLNALEPGTELPVHRHCFTAETYIVLRGEINVFFYDDDKRVTESVTLNPLKGEYGIHIPAGQWHTLEVVEKGTVIFEVKDGPYRPLGPEDRLD from the coding sequence ATGAAGATTATTGATAATGGGTTGTTAGATGAGGTTTCTCGGCAAGCTACAGAGAGTCCGCGTTTGAGGATGAATTATAATTTTCACGATACGTTGGAGGCAAATGCTCAACGCTTGTTGAATGCTCTGGAGCCGGGGACAGAATTACCTGTGCATAGACATTGTTTTACTGCAGAGACTTATATTGTGTTGCGCGGTGAAATTAACGTGTTTTTTTATGATGATGACAAGCGGGTGACCGAGTCCGTGACCTTGAATCCGTTGAAAGGTGAATATGGTATTCATATACCTGCCGGGCAATGGCACACGTTGGAAGTCGTGGAGAAAGGAACCGTGATTTTTGAAGTGAAAGATGGACCGTACCGTCCGTTGGGGCCGGAAGATAGGCTGGATTAA
- a CDS encoding Gfo/Idh/MocA family protein produces MKNFAIIGVAGYIAPRHLRAIKDTGNQLVAAYDKFDSVGIMDSYFPNCSFFTEMELFDRHCSKLKKTDERVDMVSICTPNYLHDAHIRYGLRLGADVICEKPLVLNPWNIDALEDVEKETGHKGYTILQLRLHESIKALKKKIEEGPKDKVYDVDLTYITSRGNWYYTSWKGDERKSGGVATNIGVHFYDMLSWIFGPVKENIVHVMTHDRVAGFLGLEKARVCYFLSINADNLPENAVQGEKRTYRSIRIEGEEFEFSQGFTELHTESYRKILAGEGFRIEEARNCIGIVHDIRHATPIGLKGDYHPLAKLPLVKHPFGWGR; encoded by the coding sequence ATGAAGAATTTTGCAATTATTGGCGTGGCAGGATATATAGCTCCAAGGCATTTGCGAGCTATAAAAGACACGGGGAATCAGTTGGTAGCTGCTTATGATAAGTTTGACAGCGTGGGCATCATGGATAGTTATTTCCCGAATTGTTCTTTTTTCACGGAGATGGAGTTGTTCGATCGTCATTGTTCAAAATTGAAGAAGACAGACGAACGGGTGGACATGGTATCAATCTGTACGCCGAATTATTTGCACGATGCTCATATCCGTTATGGTTTGCGTTTGGGGGCTGATGTGATTTGCGAGAAACCATTGGTATTGAATCCTTGGAATATAGATGCATTGGAGGACGTGGAGAAAGAGACTGGACATAAAGGGTACACGATCCTGCAACTGCGTTTACATGAGTCAATAAAAGCTCTGAAAAAGAAGATCGAGGAAGGACCGAAAGACAAGGTGTATGACGTGGATTTGACTTATATTACTTCTCGTGGAAATTGGTATTACACGAGTTGGAAAGGGGACGAGCGGAAGAGTGGGGGTGTCGCCACGAATATCGGGGTCCATTTTTATGATATGTTGTCATGGATTTTTGGTCCGGTAAAGGAGAATATCGTGCATGTGATGACTCACGACCGAGTCGCCGGTTTCTTGGGATTGGAAAAGGCTCGTGTATGTTATTTTTTGAGTATAAATGCTGACAATTTGCCGGAAAATGCCGTGCAAGGGGAGAAAAGAACTTATCGTTCTATCCGTATTGAGGGGGAGGAATTTGAATTTAGTCAAGGATTCACGGAACTACATACCGAGAGTTATCGGAAAATTTTGGCAGGAGAAGGGTTCCGTATAGAAGAAGCCCGTAATTGTATCGGGATTGTTCATGATATTCGACACGCAACCCCAATTGGTTTAAAAGGGGATTATCATCCCTTGGCAAAATTACCATTGGTAAAACATCCTTTCGGTTGGGGAAGGTGA